The Miscanthus floridulus cultivar M001 chromosome 7, ASM1932011v1, whole genome shotgun sequence genome includes a region encoding these proteins:
- the LOC136463727 gene encoding high-affinity nitrate transporter-activating protein 2.1-like, with protein sequence MARHQSVQALSVLAVLLFAAACLPAPAAAGVHLSTLPKALAVTASAKPGQVLHAGVDSVTVTWSLNSTEPAGADAAYKNVKVKLCYAPASQKDRGWRKSNDDLSKDKACQFKVTQQAYAAAGGSPGSFRYVVARDIPSGSYYVRAYATDASGTEVAYGQTSPAAAFDVAGITGIHASLKVAAGVFSAFSVAALAFFFVVENRKKNK encoded by the exons ATGGCTCGGCACCAAAGCGTCCAGGCCTTGTCTGTGCTGGCGGTGCTTCTCTTCGCCGCCGCCTGCCTGCCGGCGCCGGCCGCCGCGGGGGTGCACCTCTCCACGCTGCCCAAGGCGCTCGCCGTCACCGCCTCCGCCAAACCCGGCCAAG TCCTGCACGCCGGCGTGGACTCGGTGACGGTGACGTGGAGCCTGAACAGCACCGAGCCGGCCGGCGCCGACGCCGCCTACAAGAACGTGAAGGTGAAGCTGTGCTACGCGCCGGCGAGCCAGAAAGACCGCGGGTGGCGCAAGTCCAACGACGACCTCAGCAAGGACAAAGCGTGCCAGTTCAAGGTCACCCAGCAGGCGTACGCCGCCGCCGGCGGATCCCCCGGCAGCTTCCGGTACGTCGTCGCCCGCGACATCCCCTCGGGCTCCTACTACGTGCGCGCCTACGCCACGGACGCGTCGGGCACCGAGGTGGCCTACGGCCAGACGagccccgccgccgccttcgACGTCGCCGGCATCACTGGTATCCACGCCTCCCTCAAGGTCGCCGCCGGCGTCTTCTCGGCCTTCTCCGTCGCCGCGCTCGCATTCTTCTTCGTCGTCGAGAACCGCAAGAAGAACAAGTAG